In the genome of Arachis stenosperma cultivar V10309 chromosome 6, arast.V10309.gnm1.PFL2, whole genome shotgun sequence, the window tgaaggtttgaacatccactctcagcttgctcagcttttgaagaagaaagaatttatccaagaaggctgtgaccagcttatcccaggagtccaggctatccttaggttgtgaatccaaccatattctagctctgtctcttacagcaaaagggaaaagcatgagtctgtagacttcaggatcaactccattcgtctttacagtctcacagatctgcaagaactcagttaaaaactgataaggatcttcagatggaagtccataaaacttgcagttttgttgcattaaagcaactagctgaggtttcagctcaaagttattggctccaatggcaggaatggagatgcttcttccatcaaacttggacgttggctttgtgaagtcaccaagcattctccttgcattattattattattttcggctgccatctccttctcttgttcgaaaatttctgaaaggttgtttctggattgttgtaatttagcttctcttatttttctcttcagagtcctttcaggttctggatcaatttcaacaagagtgcctttatccttgttcctgctcatatgaaagagaagaaaacaagaaaagaagaggaatcctctatgtcacagtatagagattcctttatgttagtagaagaagaaggggtagaagaatgaagaaggagattcggatttttggatgaagagaggtgaatagaagtgttagtaattaaataattaaatagaagaagaaaagagagagagaaaattcgaaaataaatttgaaaaagaagttagtaatttttgaaaattagaaataaaataagattaaaattaaaatttaaaacaattaaaaagaatttttgaaaaagggatgagatattttcgaaaattagagagggaaaagtagttaggtggttttgaaaaagataagaaacaaacaaaaagttagttagttgattgaaaaagatttgaaatcaaattttaaaaaagataagaagataagaagatagataagatattttttgaaatcaaatttttgaaaaagataaaattttgaaagagataagataaaaagataagattgttaagaaaaagatattttgaaaaagatttaatttttaaaatgacttaactaacaagaaactacaagataagattctagaatttaaagattgaacctttcttatcaagaaagtaacaaacttcaaatttttgaaccaatcacattaattgttagtgaattttcaaaaattagatgtaaagataagaaaaagattttgaaaataatttaaaaaatgtttttgaaattttcgaaaattatgaaaaaaaaatgaaaaagatatgatttttgaaaaagatatgatttttgaaaaagattttgaaaagataagatttttaaaatttgaaattttgacttgacttgtaagaaacaactaattttaaaaatttttgaccaagtcatcccaaaatttcaaaaatttagagagaaataaggaaaagatatttttttatttttgaattttttttaatgaggagggagaaaaacaacaaaaatactcaatgcatgaaatttttagatcaaaacaatgaatgcatgcaagaatgctatgaatgtcaagatgaacaccaagaacactttgaagatcatgatgaacatcaagaacataattttgaaaaaattttgatgcaaagaaaacatgcaagacaccaaacttagaaatctttaatgcatggactctaacaaacaaaagatgcatatgaaaaacaagaaacaacacaaaacaagaaaacatcaagatcaaacaagaagacttatcaagaacaacttgaagatcatgaagaacactatgaatgcatgggattttcgaaaaatgcaagaaaaatttttaaaagcatgcaattgacaccaaacttaaaaattgactcaagactcaaacaaaaaaaaaacacaaaatatttttgatttttatgattttctaatttttttggatttttattaatttttttcgaaaatatttttttggaaaaaacgaaaaagaaaagaaaaatttttgaaaaagatttttgaaaagaaaattacctaatctgagcaacaagatgaaccgtcagttgtccatactcgaacaatccccggcaacggcgccaaaaacttggtggacgaaattgtgatccatattcttttgtatttgtatgaaatcattattgtggcaccagttgaattcacaactccgttcaactaaccagcaagtgtactgggtcgtccaagtaataaaccttacacgagtaagggtcgatcccacagagattgttggtatgaagcaagctatggtcaccttgtaaatctcagttaggcagattaaattggtttatggtttcgaaaattaataataaaaagaagaaataataaaagggatagaatacttatgcagattcattggtgggaatttcagataagcgaatggagatactgtatggctcaagaacgcctactttcctattgctttaactcaatccttcttactcctttccatcgCAAGCtatgtataggggttcaccgttcgacgatggctacttttaatcctctcgggaaaatggtcctctgcggctgtcactcgcatggctaatcgtctggaggcatcacactggccgaaggctacatcccatcctcgcaataaaaactacgctcacgcgctctgtcacagcacggctaatcactggttggttcccgctcctactggaatagaatcccttgattcttttgcgtctgtcactaacgcccagcacttgcaagtttgaagcacgtcacagtcattcattaccggaatcctactcggaataccacagacaaggttagactttccggattcccaggatcctactcggaataccacagacaaggtgagactttccggatcctcataaatgccgccatctatctagcttataccacgaagattctgttggagaatctaagagatatgcgcccggcctaaggtagaacggaagtggttgtcaatcacgcgcgttcataagtgagaatgatgatgagtgtcacggatcatcacattcatcaaggttaAGTGcagcgtatatcttggaataagaacaagttgaattgaatggaagaaaatagaatcgcattaatacttgaggtacagcagagctccacacccttaatctatggtgtgcagaaactccaccgttgaaaatacataagtaaaaggttcaggcatggccgaatggccagcccccatggtccaaggactaggcgtccagagatgtctaatacactagtaaaaagtcctatttataataaactagctcctagggtttacatgagtaagtaattgatgcataaatccacttcctgggcccacttggtgtatgtttgggctgagcttgatcaatccacgagctgaggcttctcttggagttgaactccaagttatgacgtgttttgggcgttcaactccggatcatgacgtttttctggcgtttaactccagacagcagcatgtacttggcgttcaacgccaagttacgtcgtcaatctccgaataaagtatggactattatatattgctggaaagctctggatgtctactttccaacgccgttgagagcgcgccaattggagttctgtagctccagaaaattcattttgagtgcagggaggtcagattccaacagcatcagcagtccttttgtcagcctttttcagagttttgctcaagtccctcaatttcagccagaatttacctgaaatcacagaaaaacacacaaactcatagtaaagtccagaaatgtgaatttaacatacaaactaatgaaaacatccctaaaagtagattgaacttactaaaaactacctaaaaacaatgccaaaaagcgtataaattatccgctcatcaacacaGCACCATTATATAGTCCACAAATTAACCGAATAACTATCAATTAGCCAAAAGATTGAAGACCCACCTACCTGCTGTTGTTCTGCTAAGGTCGAAGGGAAGAGACACTGCAAGTAGGGGTTGAACTCGAGACAGGAATGAGGACGGAAGAGTCCAGCCGTCGCGTGCCTTCTGGCGGACCTACCGGAGGGTGTCGCGATGAAGGTTCTCACGGGTGGATGCGTCTCCACGACGGCAACATGCAGCGGCTCAAGACATGACTCTTGGCGGATGTGAGACCGTACCTATCAGTGGCGTCAACTGATTTTTCGGCGTTGACTCCATTGAGGAATACGGCTGGAGAAGACGACAGTCCGACGAGCTATGCGGCGCTAGCAGATGAGATGGGGAGTGAGGGTGTGTCTCAGCAGTAAGAACAAGTAAAAGGGGGGTAAACTAGGGTTAAAGGGGTAAACATATGGTATTGGGATTAGCTGAGTTAATTTAGGGTGTGtttttttgaataattgggCTTTCTGAAATAGCCCAATAGCAATTTGGTAGATTTTGGCAGATTCCTTCTTGGTAACGTAGCATTACCGTTGGAAAAAAGTTCTTTCTCTATTAAATCAATCTTATTCCAAATCCATACTTGGATATCCGCAGAGATTTCACCTACTACTGTGCCACAACCTATATTTAATAGACTTGGGTACATAGAAAAACGAGAAACTTAGATCATTATTTTTATCAACATGATTAACTAAATGTATAATAAtgtttaacaaaaatattttaatattagcCGGAGCGAATATCAATTGTTAATTACTCAgttgcaaaaaaaaattattattttttataacgtTAAATGGTATATTTTATTTACTGGAACTACATTTGCACATTTAAGGTAGAAATTTcactataatttctactttaacATAATTgagttgtgatgagcggataatttatacgctttttggcactgtttttacatagtttttagtaagtttaagctacttttagggatgttttccttagtttttatgttaaattcacatttctggactttactatgagtttgtgtgtttttctgtgatttcaggtaaattctgactgaaattgagggatttgagcaaaactctgaagaaggctgacaaaaggactgctgatgctgttggattctgacctccctgcactcgaaatggattttctggagctacagaactccaaatggcgcgctctcaacggcgttggaaagtagacatccagggctttccagcaatatataatagtccatactttattcgaagaatgacgacgtaacttggcgttaaacgtcaagttcatgctgctgtctggagtaaaacgccagaaaaacgtcatgattcggagttaaacgcccaaaacacgtcataacctgaagtttgacgccaagaaatgcctctacacgtggattgatcaagctcagcccaaacacacaccaagtgggccccggaagtggatttatgcatcaattacttactcatgtaaaccctagtagctagtctagtatatataggacacttatctattgtattagacatctttggtctcagttttgttttattcttcatcctaggagatcattgatcacgtttagggggctggccattcggccatgcctgaaccttatgcttatgtattttcaacggtggagtttctgcacaccatagattaagggtgtggagctctgctgtatctcaagtatcaatgcaattctatcttcttttattcaattcctcttttattcttattccaagatattcattcgtacccaagaacatgatgaatgtgatgagttaataaccctcattaacgttctcactcatggacgcgcgtgattgacaaccacttccgttctacatgcaaagaagcttgaatgtgtatctcttagattccccaacagaatcttcgtggtataagttagatagatggcggcattcatgaggatccggaaagtctaaaccttgtctatggtattccgagtaggattctaggattgaatgactgtgacgtgcttcaaacctgtaacctgctgggcgttagtgacagacgcaaaagagggattctattccagtaggggagggaaccaaccggtgattggccgtactgtgacagagtgcgtgagcattagctttcactgcgaggatgggatgtagccactgacaacggtgatgccctacatacagcttgccatggaaaggagtaagaaggattgagtagaaggaataggagagcaggcgtccgagagctctacagcatctccttccgcttatctgaaattcccaccaatgaatctgcataagtatttctatcccttttactatatcatctattttcttatttctattttcgaaacccataaatcaatatttaatccgcctaactgagaattgcaaggtgaccatagcttgcttcataccaacaatctctgtggattcgacccttactcacgtaaggttattacttggacgacccagtacacttgctggttagttgaacggagttgtgaagaaaataaacagtgccctaaaggtatattcattcaaaatccaagaaacacataatgatgatcacaatttcgtccaccaagttgcATTTTAGTTTATTTCATTTGTCGATTCAAATTTATTCACATGGCCTCAACTATTTTTCAAACTTGTTCGCACGTAAGAAGAATACGTcttgacaccaaatttaaatttatatcgAATCAAATTCGTGAACCCTATTTATTTATAACGAAAACTTGTCCTGCCTTAATACCATTTTATCgacatttattttaaataattttatgagaTACCGGTCGATTTCAACACAAACGCAAAGACATTATGTCATATTCATATGGATAACCCAAAAATGGATAACTCAGTActaaaattctttttcaatgATATAAGCTAAATAAGTTCAGCATTCATCCCAGGTTACAATCACAATGACAATAACAGCCCAAAAAAGACATACCCAACCTAAAATAATATCTATTTTCCAGATTCACATGCCTTCAACAGCCAAACCGAACATACATAATCTATCAATAACCATCTAACATATCCTCAATGAGTTGAACTTGACTGCGTAATTAAGCATTCTCCTCCTTTAGTTGTCGAATTCGCTGGGAGAGGCAATTGTTATCAGACATTTGTTGTCCATGTTGTTCTTACATCAAAACCAGCTTCCTATAATTATAGTCATAGATTTCGTATCCTGTGTTTGCTAGCAACTTCTCTAGCATGGTGAATGAAACTTCTTGCCTAGCAATCCTTTCCTTCGTTGATGCCAGACCATGTGCCACAAGCTCCATGCCTCTTGGATTGTGGGGAAGAAACACAATAAATCCAAACATGGGTTGTCCGTCTTTTGATTCGAGGTGTTGAGGGACAAACATAGGAAATCCGATTCGAAGCGAGGAACAAACACGCATAAGCATGAGCTCCATGTCTTTCTCATACAAAAAATCTTTCACCTCAGTAACAAAGACTGCATGTCCCCCTGCAACATAACTCAATTACTTAGTGAACAGTCAATAAGAATGACATTTATACAATTTTctcaacaaaacaaaattatatgACGAACCTGACAAAGCTTTGGTGCCACCACTACCACTGCCGAGCAATCCACTGCTAGACAAGGTTTAGAACTCTCCCTTCCTCTGGAACACTCACCGCCCTTCATATACTCTTCAGCTTCGTCCAAAGAATAAAAGCTTTTGTGTTCATTGTTGTTGAATCCCAGAACCTGTTTTGCACAATCATCCCAATTGGTATATATCCCTAGCTTGCGACCCTTTCTTACCGCGTAGAACCGACGCATCTCGCCAAAATCCATAAAAACACATACAATTCTACACTTCTaacaaaaaaaactttttttgaGACACAATCCTAGTAAGAAGTATAATCCTGAACCATCTCAAAATAAAGAAGAACATATATATCAACAAATAGAAAATTTTCTCTCTCAACTCCACTCAAACCAAATGCAATGGACTCTCTCTCCCACTTACTTTTTCTCTCAGTCAGACTATCTCTAACTCGTCTGACCTATCACTTCCCAAGGTCATGATAACACAAAccgttatatattttttatttctttcttcagAAGATTCACGTCCCATCCATCCCTGCCCAAAGGCCAAAGATCcaaaactattattattattattattattaacatttttttaaacaaaaatatctACCAGAGCCATCTAATTTAATCTATATTACCTTTTTGCatatgtataaatattttatatttttaattattagtataaatatGTCTATCTACATATTATTAAGTGATCACTTACATGTTAATATATACATAGTTTAGCCACCTATACGATACTTTTTAATTGATGCATAAtttcatttgatttttttcctaataatttttaaattattatcgttattttacttttatctttttaaatctaaaataaactatttaatttttttgacaaTTTGACCAAAAATTTTAGACACCACAACAAATGTCtacataattatatatagtAAAAGTCAAAATATTTATACATTATTAAATTAACCTTAAATGtatcaaatataaattattaattaaaatataacttcttttattaattcaagTACGAGAATCACTTTCAGTATTTCTTCCTCAACAACACTCAATATGTTACTACCATAATAATTTGTCACTTCCCAATAACAATCTTCTGTCAACACAGACAAAATTTTGATCA includes:
- the LOC130934630 gene encoding uncharacterized protein LOC130934630, whose protein sequence is MRRFYAVRKGRKLGIYTNWDDCAKQVLGFNNNEHKSFYSLDEAEEYMKGGGHAVFVTEVKDFLYEKDMELMLMRVCSSLRIGFPMFVPQHLESKDGQPMFGFIVFLPHNPRGMELVAHGLASTKERIARQEVSFTMLEKLLANTGYEIYDYNYRKLVLM